GGTTACAGGAAAACAATTAAAGGATTATATGGAGTGGTCTGCAAGATATTACAATACATATAAAGATGGAGATGTTACAGTTAGCTTTAATCCTGAAATAAGAGGATATAACTACGATATGTTCTCAGGTGTTGATTATAACATAGATATATCAAAGCCAGAAGGACAAAGAATAATCGATCTTAAGTTCAAGGGTCAGCCAGTTACTGATGATATGACATTTACTATTGCAGTTAATAACTATAGATTTGGCAATATGGTTAAGGATGGATACTTCAAAGAAGAAGATAAAGTTTTTGACTCTTCGTTAGAGTATGCAGATGGAAGTATAAGAAATCTTATAGTAAAATATGTTACTGAAAATAAAGAAATAGCTCCAAAAGTTGATAATAACTGGAAAATAGTTGGAGCGGATTTAAATAATCCTTTAAAAGATGAAGTTTACAATTTAGTTAAACACGGAAAGATAAGCATTCCAAAATCAGAGGATAAGAGAACTCCGAATGTTAAATCTTTAAATGTATATGAACTTCAAAAGCAAGGATTACTTAAGGATGATGTTAAAGAGGAACCTAAAAAGGAAGAAGTTATAAAGAAAGAAATTGTTGTTAAAGAACAAAGTTATACAGTTAAAAATGGAGATGTTCTTTGGAAGATAGCTAAGAAATTTAATATGGATTGGAAGAAGTTAGCTGAGTATAACAATTTAAATAATCCAAATTTAATATATCCAAATCAAGTAATCAAAGTACCAGCTATGTAATCAGAAAAGACCCTTTTAGGGTCTTTTTATATACAAGGAAATTATATAACTTTCAATTTGTGAATAAGATAATTACAAAACCAGAGTATAACTACCTTTAGGTAATAGATATTACAACAAATCAATGGGTGAGTTTTTTATGTCAAAAATTTAATTGTTTTAATAAGCTAAATAAAAGGCATATTATATATAACACTAATTTTTGCTTTAATAGGAGGGTTATATGGGAAGCATAGACAAAAAATATGAATTTGTAATAACAAAATTTTTGGCAAGATATAATTATGATGCTGTTATAGATATATTAGAAGAGCTTGGAATAAATAATGGAGATCTTCATATATTGGTTAATTATTGTAAATCATCTGTTAATTTTGATTTTAGAACTGCTGTAAAAAAGCTTGATATGTTAACTCCTCAAATAAAAAATAGAAAAGATATAAAAAAGCTTAGAAATAATTCTATAGATTTGCTAGATGGAGAAGTTGCTGCTATATTTTCGGAATTCATAGAGAATATAAAGATAAAGTTAATAAATGAAGAATATATAGATTTTTTAGGAAGAATATATAGATTGAAGGAAGCTTTATTTAAGTATATATTTGTTAAAAGTCAATCTAATAAAACTAAGGTATCTATGCTAGGGTATATGGTATCTAAAAAAAATATATTGAATATACTTAAAAAGAGGTATAATATATATACTAGCAACTTGACTTATGGAATTACTAGGTATATAAACAAAAATATGAGAAAAACGAAAAAAATAGTCGATGTATTAGAAATACTAAATAGTGAAAAATTAGAAAATCTGATAAGACTTAGAAATGACTGTCCTGTTGGGCATGGTTTCAAAGGAGTTAGCAAAGAAGATATAGAACATATATATGGTAAGCCCTTTGAAGTTGTGGATGATTTTATAACAGCATGTGAAAAATTAGATGTTGATATAAAATTTGATAAATATGATGATATAAATAATATAATAATAGAACTTCTAAGTAAATATATAAGGGATAAAGGAGACGTTTATTATGAATGAAAAATTAAAAATTGAGATTTTGGAGTGGGTAAAGACTATAGGAATAGCCTGTGTATTGGCTTTTTTTATAACTTTATTTATAAGACCTACTCTTGTTAAAGGATATTCTATGTATCCTACACTTGAAGAAAATGATTATCTTATAATAAATAAAATACCATATACTATGCATGAGCCCCAAAAAGGAGATATAGTTATATTTAAGTCACATCTTGTCCAAGAAAATGGGAAAGAAAAGGACTTGGTTAAAAGGGTTATAGGCCTGCCTGGAGACAAGGTTAAGGTCATGAATGGTAAAGTGTATGTCAATGATGTAGAACTTGAAGAAGGCTATATAAATGGGGACTACACAGATGGTATTATAGATTCTGTAGTTCCTGAAGGTCATATATTTGCTATGGGAGATAATAGACCTAATAGTTTAGACAGTAGAGACCCTAGAGTTGGTTTTGTAGATGAAGATGAGATAATAGGTAGAGCTTTTGTAAGACTTTATCCATTTAATAAAATAGGTTCATTAAAATAATTGTGAATATGAGAATCGGATTTTCTTCCATGGCATACGAAATAAAGGAAAAAATAAAATTATGCCAAAAATTAAGGCTTAACCATATAGAAGTTGGAATAGACAATCTTGAAGATTGGAATTATTTATATCAAACTAAGGATGAGTTTACAAAAAATAATATATCAATAGGTATTCACATGCCTATGGAGCTTAATACCTGTGATCCTATAAAGAAGGCAAGTGAGTTTTGGCTTGATTATTTTTATGAAAACTATAAGATAGGAAAAGAATTTAATGTAAAGTATTACAATCTACATTTAGGGTATGGGCTTAAAAATAAAGTTGAAAAGAATAGGATTGAGTATTTAAATAATACTGTAAACTTTCTTTCGAAACTTTTAAACAATATAGAAGATACAGATATATATATTGAAAATACATACTCCAAAAATGGAGATTTGATTAACCTTGGAAATAAAGTATCAGATTTTGAATATTTGTTTGAGAATGTGACAAAATATAGTTTGGGGTTTTGTTATGATATAGGTCATAATCTTATAAATAAAGACGATTATTTAAGTAGATTATCTAATAATATAAGATTGATTCATTTGAGTGACAATGATGGAAATGAAGACTTGCATTTAGGTTTAAGTGAAAATGGTTTGTTAACTAAAAAAGACATAAAAGATGTATTAGAAATTAATAATAACGAATACTTAGTATTTGAAATGAACACTAAATATATAAATGAGAGTATAAAGTTTATACAAACTATACAAAAAAATATCTAAAAAATAGAAGAAGGGAGCAATTGCTCTCTTTTTGCACATATACTATTATACAGAATCTAAAAAAAGCAAGGGAGCTGATACTATGAATAAAGTTAAAATCAATATAATGGATGATATTGTAGAATATGAAGCTGGTACTACACTTCTTGAAATAAGTAAAGACTATGAGGAAAAATACGATTCTGCTATAGTTCTTGGAGTCATAGACAACAGCCTTAGAGAATTAACTTATAAAGTTGATAAAGATTGTTGTGTTGAGTTTGTAGATTTAACAAAGCAGGATGGAATTAGAACTTATATGAGGAGTTTATCTTTTGTATTTATAAGAGCTTGTGAAGAGATGTTATCGGGATGTAGAGTATCGGTAGAACACTCTATGGGAAAAGGTCTCTATTGTGAAATAAACTATGATAGAGATATAAATGAATCAGATATAGATAAGGTAAAAAATAGAATGAGACAAATAATAGAAGAGGATGTTCTTATAGAAAAGAAAAAGCTACCTATAGAGGAAGCTATAAAAATATTTGAGACTAGTGAGAAGAATGCAAAGGCAGATTTATTTAGATATAAAGAATCTAACACTGTAAGTATATACAAGTGTGGATGGATAAAAGATTATTTTTACGGTTACATGGTTCCATCTACAGGATATTTAAAATTATTTGATTTAAAATATCACAATCCAGGTGTTATTATACTTGGACCTAAAAAAGAACACCCAGATAAGGTAGCTAAATTTATAGATCAACCAAAGCTTGCACAGGTTTACAAAGAAGCAGAGGAATGGGCTAAGATAATGGATGTTCATAAGGTTGCTATGTTAAATCGCTTGATAGAAAATGGAGATTATGGAGATATTATAAGAACTGTAGAGGCTCTTCATGAAAAGAAAATAGCTCAAATAGCTGACATGATAGTAAAAAATAAGAAAAAGAGTAGAGTTATATTGATATCCGGACCATCATCATCGGGTAAGACTAGTTTTGCACAAAGACTATCTATACAGTTGAGAGTTAATAAGGTAAGACCTGTATCTATATCTTTAGATGATTATTTTGTTGATAGAGAGGATACACCTAAGGATGAAAATGGAAATTACAATTTTGAATCTATATATGCTATTGATTTAGATCTTTTCAATAAGGACTTACAAAAACTTATAAATGGAGAAGAAATACAGGTACCTTACTTCAACTTTAAGACTGGTAAGCGAGAATATAGAGGAAATACCTTAAAGGTTAATAATGATCAGCCTATAATAATAGAAGGGATACATGGCCTTAATGATTTGCTAACGGAGTCTATTTCTGAAGATAATAAGTTTAAGATATATGTAAGTGCTTTAACTCAGCTTAATTTAGATGAGCATAATAGAATACACACAACGGATGTAAGACTTATAAGAAGAATGGTAAGAGATAATCAGTTCAGAGGACATAGCGCGGTAAGAACTATTCAGATGTGGTCTATGGTAAGACGTGGTGAGAAAAATTATATTTTCCCATATCAAGAAAATGCAGATGTTATGTTTAATTCTGCTTCTATATATGAGTTGTCTATACTTAAAAAATATGCAGAGCCTTTGTTAAAAGAAATAGATCCTAATTGTAAAGAGTACAGAGAAGCTAATAGGCTATTAAAGTTTTTACAATATTTTGTTACAATAGAAGATGAGGGTGATATTCCGCCAACATCAATACTTAAAGAATTTATAGGTGGAAGTAGATTGGTACATTAGATAGAAAGAAGGAATAAGATTTGGATAAAATATTACAACAAATAATCGACGACAATAAAACTTATACTGAACATGGAAATGTAGCTACATATATTCCTGAACTAAGAAAAGCTAATAAGAATGACCTGGGGATTTGTATAGTAGATATGGATAATAATATCTATGAAGCGGGTAACTGTGATAACAAGTTTACCATTCAAAGTGTGTCAAAGCCTATAACTCTTGCTTTGGCACTTATGGATAATGGAAAGGATAAGGTTTTTTCTAAGGTTGGAATGGAACCTAGTGGAGATCCTTTTAACTCTATAATGAAGCTTGAAACGTCAAAGCCTTCAATACCTTATAATCCGATGATAAATGCTGGGGCTATAATGATAACGTCTATGATTAAAGGGAGAAATAATGCAGATAAGTTAAATAGGATGATGAATTTCTTTAAAAAACTTTCTGGAAATGAAAAGTTGAGTATAAATGAAGAGGTTTACATGTCTGAAAAGCTTACTGGTGATAGAAATAGAGCAATGGCATACTTTCTAAAAAGTGAAGGAGTTTTAACTGAGAACGTAGAGGATGTACTTGACTTATATTTTAAGCAGTGTTCTATTGAGATAACAGTTAGAGATTTGGCTAGAATAGGAGTGAATCTTGCATCACATGGTGTTGACATATTGACTGGAAAGAGATTAATTGATGAAGAGGTATCTAAGATAGTAAAAACATTTATGGTTACATGTGGTATGTATGATGCATCTGGAGAGTATGCTATAAATGTTGGAATACCTTCAAAATCAGGAGTTGGTGGAGGTATTATGGGAACTGTTCCTAACAAAATGGGAATAGGAGTATTTGGGCCATCTCTTGATAAAAAAGGAAATAGTATAGCTGGAATAAAGGTTATGCAGAGTGTATCTCAGAAATTGAATTTAAGCATATTCTAAAAAATATATATAAAATATTTTGACAATTGCAATGTTAAATAATATAATATATAAAAACTAAGTAAAGGTGATGTTATGAAGGATATTTTGGTTTTAAGGGATATTGAGCAAATAAAGGCTGTGTCTCATCCGTATAGAGTAGATATACTAGAGGCTTTTGGAGAGGACCCTCTATCAGCTAAGCAATTGTCAGAATTGTTATCAGAACCCCATGCAAAGGTAAATTATCATATAAAAACCTTATTAAATGCAGGGATATTAGAATTAGTAGAGGAAAAAGTTAAATCGGGAATTATAGAAAAGTACTATCTGCCAAAGGCAAAAATGGTTATTATGGATAAGAGCATTTTAAATTCTGCTGTTTATGATGAAAATGTAGCTAGAACGCTAAATCAAGTTTCAATATCTTTGTTTGAAAAAATAAGTGATGATTTTTACAGAGCTGCTGAAAATGATGAAGTTAAGTCTAAACATGTGAGACATTATAATCAGTATTATTTAACAGAGGAAGAATGCAAAGAAGTAATGGACACTCTAGAAAAAAAGATTATGGAGATTTTAAAAGATAGGGACGACAAGCATAGAGAAAATACTAGACCATATAATATAACATTAATGGGAGTGCCGGATCTTAGAAAAGAAAAGAAGGTAAAAAAATAGACATCGACAATTTTGTTGATGTCTATTTTTTTTGGGTATATTAAAGTTATAATTGAATTTTAAAATAGGAGTGATTATATGCTAGTTATAGGACCACATATATCAATAGCAAAAGGATATTCAAAGGCTGCTAAAGTTGCTTTAGATATAGGAGCTAATACATTTCAATTTTTTACAAGAAATCCGAGGGGAGGAAATGCAAAAGAATTTGTTGAAAAAGATATAGCTGAATTTCAAAGAATAAGAAAAGAAAATAACTTTGGAGCAATGCTTGCACATGCACCTTATACTATGAATCTTGGTGGTAAAAAAGACGATGTATATGAATTTGGAAGAAGGATATTTAAAGAAGATATAAAGAGAATGGATGAACTTGAGGTAGAGTATATGTGCTTTCATCCAGGAAGCCATGTAGGTGGAGGTATAGAATTTGGAATAGAAAGAATAGCAGGTGCATTAAATGAGGCTTTAACAGAGGATCAAAATGTAATTATACTTCTTGAAACTATGTCTGGAAAAGGCAGCGAAATAGGATACAACTTTGAGCAGATAAAAAGTATTATAGATAAGGTTAAGTATAAGGATAAGGTAGGAGTATGTCTTGATACATGCCATATATTCTCAGCTGGATATGATATAGTAACTGATCTTGATGGAGTGCTTGATGAGTTTGATAAAGTAATAGGACTTGATAAATTAAAAGTAATACATTTTAATGATAGCATGATGCCGTTTAACAGCAATAAAGATAGACATGCAGGTATTGGAGAGGGAAAAATAGGATTTAAGGGATTGATGGAGTTTATGATGCATGAAAAGCTTAAGCATCTTCCGTTTTTCTTAGAGACTCCTTATGATGATGAAGGCCATAAAAAAGAAATTGAGATGATAAGGAATTTTTTGAAACAATAATTTGAATAAATAGCTACTTAGATTTCATATAAACGAAATTTAAGTAGTTATTTTAAATTTGTTAATAATATGAAACTAAATTATGCTATAATTAATACAGATAAAATTAACAGAAAATTCAAAATAAATAGCAATTTAATAAAACAAGAAGAGTTTAAAAATAAAATATATATTATTAAGAAATAAAATATATAATAAAATGATTAATTCTATTGTTTGAAATGGGGAGAGGTTATATGATGAAACCTTATGTAAAACTTATTGTATCAATGCTTATTTTTGGTAGTATAGGTATTTTTGTAAAAAATATTCCACTTGAAAGTGTAGAAATTGTAGTCTGTCGTACAATTATTGGGAGTTGTTTTTTATTTTTTATGATGTTTGTTTCGAAAAATAAAATTAATACCAAACAAGTAATATCTAATGTAGTTCCGCTTTTAATTTCAGGTCTAGTCTTGGGATTAAATTGGCTATTTTTATTTGAAGCATATAGCTACACGAGCGTTAGTGTGGCCACGTTATTGTATTATTGTGCACCAATTATAGTAATGCTACTTTCACCTTTTGTATTAAAGGAATCACTTCAATCCAATAAGATAATTGGAATAGTTGTATCCATGATTGGAATGATTCTTGTGAATCAAGTGCATTCTGCATCAAGACAAGAACTACTAGGTGTAGGATATGGGTTATTGGCGGCATTATTTTATGCCATACTAATATTAGCAAATAAACATATCAAAAAAATGTCATCGTTAGAAACTACGGTAATTCAATTAGTAATAGCGACTATTGTGTTAATTCCTTATGCTGTGCATTCGCATCAAGGGGAATGGATAATTCCAACAGGCATATCACTACTTGCGCTTTGTATTCTTGGGTTTGTTCATACAGGAATTGCGTGTTTGTTGTATTTTTCATCTATGAAAGATTTGCCAGGACAAAGTGTGGCGTTGTGTAGTTATATTGATCCACTTTCAGCGTTAATATTTTCAGCAATCTTTTTGCATGAACACTTAACATTTGTTCAAATTGTTGGAGCAATTCTTATTTTATCTGGAGCTATTTTTGGTGAAGTATACATCAAAAATAAATCACAGTCTGAATCTATTGCAGATCAGAGCGAGGTTTCTAATAAAGGGATGCCCTCATCTTAAAAGGTGGGGGTATTTTCATGCTGAAATTCGTAAAATATGTTCTAAAATTAAATTCCTCTAAATATATATTAATGTATCACTTTCAGGACAAGAATTATTTAATAAGGGGGATAAGAAGTTATGAGATTTGATTTGTCAAAAGAACATAATATGTTAAAGCAAATGTATGAAGAATTTGCTAAGAATGAGGTCAAGCCTTTAGCAAGTGAAATAGATGAACAAGAGAGGTTTCCTGTTGAAACTGTAGAAAAAATGAAAAAAGCAGGATTTATGGGAATACCTTTTAGTAGAGAGTATGAAGGTGAAGGTGGGGATAATTTAGGTTATATACTTGCAGTTGAAGAATTATCTAAATACTGCGCAACTACAGGTGTCATATTATCTGCACATACATCACTTTGTGCAGCTCCTATAAATGAATTTGGAACAAATGAACAAAAAGAAAAATATTTGAAGCCTTTAGCAAGTGGGAAAAAATTAGGGGCATTTGGACTTACAGAGCCTAATGCGGGTACGGATGCATCATCTCAACAGACAACAGCTGTTCTTGATGGTGATTATTATATATTAAATGGTTCGAAAATATTTATAACAAATGCAGGATATGCAGATATTTATATAGTTATGGCTATGACAGACAAAACGAAAGGAACAAAGGGAATAACTGCTTTTATAGTTGAAAAAGATACTCCAGGGTTTAAGGTAGGACCTAAAGAGAAAAAATTAGGTATTAAAGGATCATCGACATGTGAGCTTATATTTGAAGATTGTAAAATACCTAAAGAAAATCTTTTGGGAAAAGAAGGAAAAGGATTTAAAATAGCAATGAAGACTCTTGATGGAGGAAGAATAGGAATAGCAGCACAGGCACTTGGAATAGCACAAGGTGCTCTTGATACTACTGTTAATTATGTTAAAGAGAGAAAGCAGTTCTCAAGACCAATAGCTAACTTCCAAAATACACAATTCCAACTAGCTGATATGGGAACGAAAATAGAAGCAGCTAGAATGTTAGTATACAAAGCTGCTTGGAATAAGGATAAGGGGTTATCTTACTCTAAGGAAGCTGCAATGGCAAAACTATATGCATCTGAAGTAGCGATGGATATTACAACTAGATGTGTTCAATTACATGGAGGATATGGATATACAAGAGAATATGATATAGAGAGAATGATGAGAGATGCTAAAATAACGGAGATATATGAGGGTACATCAGAAGTACAAAAAATGGTAATAGCAGCTAATTTATTAAAATAAGGGGGATAAATCTATGAATATAATAGTTTGTATTAAGCAAGTTCCAGATACTACTGAAGTTAAAATTAACCCTAAAACTGGTACGTTAATAAGGGATGGAGTAAAGAGTATAATAAATCCTGATGACAAAAGTGGGCTAGAAACTGCTCTTAGAATAAAAGAAGAAATAGGAGCTAATATAACGGTTATATCTATGGGACCTAAGCAGGCTGAATTGGCTTTGAGAGAGGCACTTGCCATGGGGGCTGATAGAGCTATCTTGTTAAGTGATAAGAAATTCGCAGGAGCAGATACATTAGCAACATCATCTACTCTTGCAGGCGCTATTAAAAAGCTTGATTACGACATTATAATAACTGGAAGACAGGCTATTGATGGGGATACTGCTCAAGTTGGAGTTCAAATAGCAGAACATCTTGATATACCATCTATTAGCTACGTTGAGAACTTAAATATTTGTGACGAAAGTATAATACTAAAAAGGATGTTTGAAGATAGATACTACAAAGTTAAGGCTAAAACTCCGTGTTTAATAACTACTTTAAAAGAGATAAACGAGCCTAGATACATGAGAGTTAAAAGAATATATGAATGTTTTGATGAAAGCAAACTAGAAATGTGGACCTTAGATGATATAGATGTAGATGAGAATAATATAGGGCTTAGTGGTTCACCTACACAGGTTAAAAAATCATTTACAAAAGGGGCTAAAGCTGCTGGAGTAAAGCATGAAGCAACTCCTAAAGAAGCCGCAAATATTATATTAGATAAATTAAAAGAAAAATATATTATATAAAAGGGGTGGTATTGTGAATAATGTAAAACACGAGGGTGTACTTGTATATATAGAACAAAGAGAATCTGAAATTCAAAATGTATCACTTGAGCTTTTAGGAAAGGGAAGAGAGCTTGCAGATAAACTAAATGTGAAATTAAGTGCTGTTGTAATAGGAAATAAAATTAAAAATGCAGAAGATTTAATACATATGGGAGCTGATAAAGTAATAGTTGTAGATGATGAAAAATTAGAATACTACATAACAAAGACTTACGCTAAGGCACTCACATCTATTATAAACACAGAAAATCCTGAAATAGTATTAATCGGTGCAACATCAATAGGCAGAGATATAGCACCAAGAGTATCTGCAAGAATAAAAACTGGACTTACAGCTGACTGTACGTCATTAGATATTGATGAAGAAGATAAGAATCTATTGATGACAAGACCGGCCTTTGGTGGAAATATTATGGCTACGATAGTATGTAGTGAGCATAGACCTCAAATGGCTACAGTAAGACCAGGAGTTATGAAAAAATTTATGAAGGATGTAAATAGAGATGGTAAAATAGAAAATCATATTGTGGATATAAATGAGAATGATATGGATATTGAAGTATTAGAAGTAGTTAAAGAAGAGGGTAAAAAAATAAATATAGAAGATGCAAAGATACTTATATCAGGAGGTCGCGGCATAGGCAACAAAGAAAATTTATCCAATCTAGATGGGCTCGCTGATATATTAAAGGCAGAAGTATCTGGGTCTCGCGCTGTAATAGACGAAGGATGGTTAGAAAAGGATAGACAGGTAGGTCAAACAGGAAAAACTGTAAGACCTGATGTATATTTTGCCTGTGGAATATCTGGAGCCATTCAGCATATAGCTGGTATGGAGGATTCGGAGTTTATTATAGCTATCAACAAAAATAAGGAGGCTGCTATATTCGATGTGGCTGATTTAGGAATTGTATGTGATGTAAATAAGGTTATACCTTGTTTAATTGAGGAGATAAAATCTCATAAACTCAAAGATTAAAACTGGTTGAAAAACCAGTTTTTTTGTTATAATGAGTTAATAATAAATTATAAGGGGGAGTATTTATGAGAAGGCTTGGAAAAACAGATCTATACATAAAAAGAGTAGGATTCGGAGGATTGCCTATTCAAAGAGCATCTCAAGAAGAGTGTGATAAAATAATTGATGAACTTATAAAACATGATATAAATTTCATAGATACAGCAAGAGGTTATACTATAAGCGAAGAATATATAGGAAATAGCATAGAAAATAAAGATTATGAGTTTATAATAGCTACAAAATCTATGAATAGAGATTATGAAGGAATGAAAAAAGATATAGGTATAAGTATTGATAACTTAAAACGTGAGAAAATAGATTTATATCAAATGCACAATGTTAAGATTGAGGAATATGATTCTTTATTTGAAGAAAATATGGCTTATAAGGCTTTATTAGAAGCTAAAGAGGAAGGCAAAATAAAAAATATAGGAATAACAAGCCATAGTGTAGATGTTATAAAAAAGGCTATAGAAGATGAAAAATTCGATACGGTACAAATACCGTACAATATAGTTGAAACTCAAGGAGAGGAAGTTTTAAAGCTTGCAAATGATAAAAAGATAGGAACGATAATAATGAAGCCACTTGCTGGTGGAGCATTAACTAATGCAAAGCTTGCGCTTAAGTACATAATATCAAAAGAATATATAGATGTTGTAATACCTGGAATGGATAAGGTTGATCAAATAGCAGAAAATGTATCTATACTAGATGATAAAATTGAATTGACTGAAGAAGAAAAAGTTTTTATAGATAAAATCAAAGAAGAATTAGGAAATAGTTTTTGTAGAAGATGCGAATATTGCATGCCTTGTATTGAAAACATAAATATACCTCTTCAATTTTTATTAGAGGGATATTACACTAGGTATGATTTAAAAGAATGGTCTGTAAATAGATACAAAAGCTTAGATAAAAAAGCATCTGACTGTATAGAGTGCGGACTTTGTGAGCAAAAATGTCCATATAATTTAAATATTAGGGGAATGTTAAAAAACGTAGCTAAAGTATTAGGAGAGTAGAAAAATTAAAAGAATTCTAAGACTCCATAAAAAGAGTATGAAGTCAAGAATTCAACAGTTTAGGATTGGTTTACTCAAAAGGGCACTTATACAGCTAAAAATTCAAATGAAAAAAACATCATTTGAATTAAGTTTCGCCTTAAAGGGAAATATATATTGGATAATATATATATAGAGGTGAGATAGGTGAGTGCTTTTGTTGCTAGTTTGATAACAGGACTTTGTACTGGAGTAGGAGCAATTCCTATATTATTTATAAAAAATTTGAATGAGAAAACTGAGGATATACTTCTTGGGTTTGCGGCGGGTATAATGGTGTTTGCTGGAGCGTATAGTCTTATATATCCATGCATTGAACAAGGTCATAATATACAGGCTGTAGTTGGAATACTCTTAGGAGCTTTTTTGATGTATTATTTAGAGAAAAAAATGCCAGAAGATAAGGTTGATGGAAGTTTTATGTTTGTTGTAGCTAACATAATACATAATATACCAGAAGGTTTTGTTATAGGCGCTGGATATGAGGCAGAAGGAAAGAATACTGGAATATTATTTGCAATAGCAATAGCTATACAGAATATACCAGAAGGATTGATCATAGGGAATATACTAAAGAATATTGTACATTCAAAGTATAAGGCTATATTATATACATTTCTGATAGGCCTTGGAGAACCTTTAGCTGCTGGAATAGGAATTTTAACTCTTCAATATATAAGGGTGTTAATACCTTTTTCCATGGCTTTTGCTGGAGGATCCATACTTTATGTTGTGTCTAATGAAATGATTCCGAAGTGCCATTGTAGAGGAAATGAAAAAAAGGCTACTTTTGGATTTATATTCGGTTTCGTGGTTATGGTTATTTTAAGAGGGATAATATAAAATGAAAAAGTATAAGCAAGAAATCTTTATAATGAAGATTTCTTGCTTATACTATAACTAACCTCATATTCTGATGCTTTGTAAAGTTCGATTTCAACTCTTGGATTTTCTTTATCTATAAAGTCGAACAGTAATACTGGTTTTAATTGTCTATCATTTCTTATTATTCCACTTTTTTCTATACCATCACAAATACTTTTAGGATAATTATGTAGATCTCCCATTTTCCTATTAGGAAAATAAAGCTTCAAAACTGTAATTATATCACCTTCAAGAGGATCCATTTGATACTGTT
The window above is part of the Tepidibacter aestuarii genome. Proteins encoded here:
- a CDS encoding RusA family crossover junction endodeoxyribonuclease translates to MIKVVIPGRPISKSNFKLHNVHGQSWMPKQGKHSRYVAYENMIAGHINQQYQMDPLEGDIITVLKLYFPNRKMGDLHNYPKSICDGIEKSGIIRNDRQLKPVLLFDFIDKENPRVEIELYKASEYEVSYSISKKSSL